From Vibrio aerogenes, a single genomic window includes:
- the hemG gene encoding menaquinone-dependent protoporphyrinogen IX dehydrogenase translates to MKRAIFLYSSREGQTKKILSFIMQRFTGYQCDLVDLHDHPRPDLSQYDKILIGASIRYGHFHSSLYRFIDVHQKALVHSKAAFLCVNLTARKEELLKDTPEGSVYVQKFLKKSKWSPEMIGVFAGALRYPRYRFIDKMMIKLIMSMTGGETDTSKEVEYTNWQKVSDFANSFLVCK, encoded by the coding sequence ATGAAAAGAGCTATATTTTTGTACTCGAGCCGGGAAGGCCAAACAAAGAAAATCCTTAGTTTTATTATGCAAAGATTTACTGGATATCAATGTGATTTGGTTGATTTACATGATCATCCACGGCCAGATTTGTCGCAGTACGATAAAATACTGATCGGTGCTTCGATTCGATATGGACATTTTCATTCCTCGCTGTATAGATTCATAGATGTTCACCAGAAAGCGCTTGTTCATTCAAAAGCTGCATTTCTATGTGTTAATTTAACGGCCCGCAAAGAAGAACTGTTAAAAGATACACCCGAGGGTAGTGTGTATGTTCAAAAATTTCTGAAGAAGTCCAAATGGTCACCTGAGATGATCGGTGTTTTTGCTGGGGCATTACGTTATCCACGCTATCGATTTATCGATAAAATGATGATTAAGTTGATCATGTCAATGACTGGTGGTGAGACAGATACTTCAAAAGAAGTTGAGTATACCAACTGGCAAAAGGTGTCTGATTTTGCAAACTCGTTTCTTGTTTGTAAATAA
- a CDS encoding TrkH family potassium uptake protein gives MQFRSITRIVGILLAFFSVSMLAPALVALIYRDGAGVAFLTTFFILLICGVVVWFPNRHSKHELKSRDGFLIVVLFWIVIGSAGAIPFFISDAPSISLTDSFFESFSALTTTGATVIVGLDHLPKAILFYRQFLQWFGGMGIIVLAVAILPVLGIGGMQLYRAEIPGPVKDTKVTPRIAETAKALWYIYLSITILCALSFWLAGMSLFDAICHSFSTIAIGGFSTHDESMGYFNSYLIDMITVIFLLISSCNFTLHYAAFSYEGIHPKYYWKDREFRAFIFIQSLLFSVCFLILYIHQSDKSSFDTFFQALFQTVSISTTAGFTTTGFSDWPLFLPVLLLFSSFIGGCAGSTGGGLKVIRVLLLTLQGIREMKRLVHPRALYPIKLGGTPLSSRVIDAVWGFFSTYTLVFVVCMLALIATGMDELSAFSAVVATLNNLGPGLGEVAVHFADINDGAKWILIVSMLFGRLEIFTLLILFTPTFWKN, from the coding sequence ATGCAATTTCGTTCAATTACCCGTATTGTCGGGATATTGTTAGCTTTTTTTAGTGTGTCTATGTTGGCTCCCGCTCTGGTCGCTCTCATATATCGTGATGGTGCTGGTGTGGCGTTTTTGACCACATTTTTCATTTTACTTATATGCGGCGTTGTCGTTTGGTTTCCTAACCGCCACTCTAAGCATGAATTAAAATCCCGTGATGGCTTTTTGATCGTTGTTCTTTTTTGGATTGTTATCGGCAGTGCTGGTGCTATTCCATTTTTCATTTCTGATGCCCCATCAATATCCCTGACAGACTCTTTTTTTGAATCGTTTTCCGCATTAACGACCACTGGAGCAACCGTTATAGTTGGATTGGATCATTTGCCCAAAGCTATTTTATTCTATCGCCAGTTCCTTCAATGGTTTGGTGGTATGGGAATTATTGTTCTTGCCGTCGCTATACTGCCAGTTTTAGGTATCGGAGGTATGCAGTTATACAGAGCTGAGATTCCCGGTCCTGTAAAAGATACAAAAGTTACTCCCAGGATTGCTGAAACAGCAAAGGCGTTATGGTACATATACCTGAGTATCACTATCTTATGTGCATTGTCATTTTGGCTGGCCGGGATGTCATTATTTGATGCGATATGCCACAGCTTTTCAACGATAGCTATAGGTGGATTTTCTACTCATGATGAAAGTATGGGCTACTTTAACAGTTATCTTATCGACATGATTACAGTGATATTTTTATTAATATCTTCGTGTAATTTTACACTACATTATGCTGCATTCTCCTATGAAGGTATTCACCCTAAGTATTATTGGAAAGACCGTGAATTCAGAGCATTTATTTTTATTCAGAGCCTTCTTTTTTCAGTTTGTTTTCTTATTTTGTATATACATCAATCTGATAAATCATCATTTGACACTTTTTTTCAGGCGTTGTTTCAGACAGTCTCTATCTCTACAACTGCAGGTTTTACTACAACAGGATTTTCAGACTGGCCACTATTCTTACCTGTTTTACTGCTATTTTCTTCCTTTATTGGTGGATGTGCGGGTTCCACAGGTGGTGGACTTAAAGTGATTCGGGTTTTGTTATTGACTTTGCAGGGAATTAGGGAAATGAAGCGTTTGGTTCATCCCCGGGCACTTTATCCTATAAAACTGGGAGGTACGCCATTATCTTCCCGTGTGATTGATGCCGTATGGGGTTTTTTTTCGACATATACGCTGGTTTTTGTTGTCTGCATGCTGGCTTTGATTGCAACCGGAATGGATGAACTTAGTGCCTTTTCTGCTGTTGTCGCAACGTTGAATAATTTAGGACCTGGATTGGGAGAGGTCGCTGTTCATTTTGCTGATATTAATGATGGTGCAAAATGGATTTTAATTGTCTCTATGCTTTTTGGGCGATTAGAGATTTTTACCCTGCTAATTTTATTTACACCAACATTCTGGAAAAACTGA
- a CDS encoding YigZ family protein: MHIQPYLIPLDSVLYEEEIKKSRFLTYLHHTPGIDLAKQFIGQIRELHPGARHYCWAFIAGIPDNSMLWGFSDDGEPSGTAGKPILSQLSGSGIGEITAVVVRYSGGIKLGTGGLVKAYGGGVQQALKKIQVIEKKVTTEVKVTLDYELLSVIRSVIEGFQAKELDAQYLHRIILLIEIEVLHLEDFKQAITNRSRARAVIEQLNHLQEI; encoded by the coding sequence ATGCATATTCAACCTTACTTAATTCCTTTGGATTCTGTTCTGTATGAAGAAGAAATCAAGAAAAGCAGATTTTTGACCTATCTTCATCATACACCAGGCATAGATTTGGCCAAACAGTTCATTGGTCAGATTAGAGAGTTACACCCAGGAGCAAGGCATTATTGCTGGGCGTTTATTGCCGGGATACCTGACAACTCAATGTTATGGGGGTTTAGTGATGATGGTGAACCATCCGGTACTGCCGGAAAGCCAATATTATCTCAACTTTCGGGTTCAGGTATTGGAGAGATTACAGCCGTAGTTGTCCGCTATTCCGGAGGGATTAAGCTAGGAACAGGTGGCTTGGTCAAAGCATATGGCGGTGGGGTTCAGCAGGCACTGAAAAAAATTCAGGTTATTGAAAAAAAAGTGACTACAGAAGTGAAGGTCACTTTGGATTATGAATTACTTTCTGTTATCAGATCAGTCATTGAAGGATTTCAGGCGAAGGAGCTGGATGCTCAGTATTTACATCGTATTATTTTACTTATTGAAATTGAAGTTCTCCATTTAGAAGATTTCAAACAAGCTATTACCAACAGATCGAGAGCCAGAGCAGTTATTGAGCAATTGAATCATCTACAGGAAATTTGA